ATATCCTTGGCTCTGGATTTAGTCGCAACACAGAAAACAAATGAATGAAAAGTTGGTAGGTGTTTAGAAATGGAAAagtctctaatatttttatacgAACACcacagtattttttttatttctttcttattCTTCACTTCTTCATCCATTatctacaattttttttattcttttcattttttaatttttaattttgtacagaatataaaataatatttttaaaaaattaaagaattgtGAAAGTAATGACAaaggaaaaaatgaataaaaatgaaagaaaataagtaAATTTGTAGCGTGAAATTGAAAATGTAGTCATGGAgaaatttatttctttctttgacTATGCTACATAGACACCAAAATCAACTatcaaaatcagttattaatataaaatatatattaaaatataaatacatattaaaaataaattaaatcacatatatatttatatacaaatacgtTTTTAGTGTAAGAATAACATTTTTGTTCCATCTTACATATGCTGTTATAATTagctaaaaaattttcaagctGAGGCGACTATCCTTCCACTTCCCCATCATGATGCCTTAATATTGTCCTGTCCGGAAACCACTCCGAGCTATAATCGTGGTTGTTGTCCAAGCCACTGTCTTCTCCGACAGTTATAAGCCTCTTCAAATTTTGCACCACAATTTGGAGGTTTGGTGAGAAAGGAGCATGATGTGAAGAGATCGCCCTTGTCACATCCAACTGCTTttccctccattcttcttccttttctctcaTCTTCTCTCGTCTTCTTTTCGTTTCAACCTCCATCTTCATCACACTCCAATCAAATTCCCCCATCCACGtctcttcaaccacttctttctGCCGTCTTTCCTCTATCCACGTCTCTTCCATCTTTTGTTTTCCCTCCCTCCACCTCTTGCTCTTGTCCTCCTCTACGTTCTCTACCTCTTCAATCTCTTCCATTTTTATATCCTCTCTTTGACTCAAACATGTCTCTTTCTCTGCCTTCTGCTGCCTTTCCTCTATCCATGTCTCTTCTATTGTCTGCCTTCTATCCCTCCACctcttgctctcctcctcttccATGTCCTCTTTCTCTTCAATCTGTCCCCTTTCTCTCCCCTCTCTCTGACTTTCACACGTCTCTGATCTCTCTTTCTTCAGCTGGTCCTCCTCCACCATTATGTTCTCCAACAACTCTTCCATATCTCTCTGCATTGCTTCATTTGCCATACTCTCCTTCTGCCGTCTCATGTCTCTCTccatttttctctcttcttcccagTTTCTCTCCTCTTCCCTTAGCCTCCTCTGCCTCCGTCTCCATTGATTCCATAAAACTATCCACCATGAAATACTTCTCGCCCTTCTCACCTTACAACAGCAAAGCCGCTTCTTGAAGCTTGACAATAATGCCGAACAACAAAGGCTACAAGTTCCAGGGGAACGATTATCATGATTTGAATCATCATCAGATAATTCAGGGGATGACCATTCTTCCTTTCTACTTGAGACTGCCGCTAGAGTTTCTTCCTCCATCTCATCACTTGGTGATGTTGTCACAGCCTCCAGGAAtgacttttcttcttcttcttcatgataaTAAGGACACGGGAATTGTATATCATCCATGTTTGTTTCATTCTTGTACACATAAACTCCCCACTGTCTTAAGTTCAAGCCTGCTTCACACTTCACCTGCACTGCCTTCCAATCATTATCATGTCCAAGACGCACATCAAGCCTCTTCCACTCCTCATCACTGAATAGTAGTCGCAGGTCACACAAGAGCACATGATCCTCTGCAAGAGCAAAACTATGCCTTTGAGGGCGCTGGCTGTATATATGCTCATCGTCAATGAACAAATGCAGACTAATATCTTGGTAGTCCATTTTGCCAAACTCCAACACTAGAGCCATTACAGGGAACCTGCCACGTGCCCATAAGAAGGGGATCCCTCCAGAGTCACAGTAGTCCAACCATTTTGGAAGTTGTGTCTTCGGCATCACAATTTGCAATCCTTTTATCTCTTTGCGCATCTGTGATCCCAGACAGGGATAATAAGATTATAAGGGCCTTATTTTGCTAAACAGAAGAAAACAAGAGAGGAATTAAAAGTAATAAACCTGTGACCATAGCGTGGATGATGAGTATGTCCTTAAGGAATTGCAGTGTCTTGCATATACTTTTTGAATGCTAGAAGGAAGTGCTAAAACATATTTAAGGCTTAGACAGTAACTAACATCAAGACTTGTCCAGAAAAAGGAGTGTTTAAACGGGATTTTCTCAAAGCAGTTTGAGGACACAATTAAGTCTTTTAAATAGGGAAACATCTGCATAATTTTCTCAAGGTCATCATCTGATAGACTTGCATTGCTAAGATGCAAACTCATCAAACGATATTCTAGAAGAAAAAATGTATCTACATTTAATGATTTCCGAAGTTGAGAACACCCTCCAATCTTCAATGTTCGAAGCTTTGGAAACCATCCTGTAAATACACATTGAAGTTGCTTACAATTTGTCATGTCTAAATATTCGAGCCCACAAAGACTGCTAGCGAAAGATAGCGGAAGCTCTCTAATAGCAGTATGTATTACAGAAATCTTTAATAGTTTATCCATGTTTTCTCTCAACCTTGGCAAATGCGTTAGTCTTTTACACAAGTCAAAAGAAAGATATTCAAGAGATGGTAGAAAGATTTCTGGTAGAAAACTCCTTAGTTGAGTGCAGTCTGAAGCACTCAAATAAACAAGTTTAGAGAGAAATCCAACTGAATTATGAATCTTAACTAATTGCTTGCATCCGTCAAGTACCAAATCTCTTAAATTTGGGGCTCCAGACACACTAGGAAATTGAGTGATGGACTGGCAATAGGAGAAGTTCATGTAAGTCAATTGATCAAATTTCTGCAAAACATTAACAAGAATTTGCATTTAGAAAttcatatgtaaaatatttcaGATTTAAAAATCGAATAACCCTAGATCATAATGAAGTATTTtttt
The genomic region above belongs to Arachis duranensis cultivar V14167 chromosome 3, aradu.V14167.gnm2.J7QH, whole genome shotgun sequence and contains:
- the LOC107477228 gene encoding TMV resistance protein N, translating into MANPVEEIETGSETISNSSSSYDVFLSFKGEDTRYAFTGHLYYALCRKGIKTFMDSEDLRVGETTRPQLFQAIEESKVSIVVFSENYADSTWCLDELAKILECQGEKGQLVFPIFYKIEPSDVRHQRNSYRLAMAAHENKFGCYSEKVQKWKSALLGVSNITGYHLKEGFEFKFIQDIVCKAATKISPKQIPLEENVVGLQFRVAELKSLLDIESNKNTFMLGIIGTGGIGKTTLAKVFYNSICNEFEGACFISNVRKASNQDKGRIFLQQKILSDALGVQKIKLDSVEKGIHTIKANLSTKRVLIVLDDVDKIEQLKELAGGCDWFGLGSRIIVTTRDKHLLVAHQIRRIYEMEMMNDRESLELFCQNAFKMSTPARNYEDLSNRAIRYGKGLPLALKVIGSELIGKDLQVWESSLDKYEKNPHGDIQNILRISYDSLERNEKEIFLDIACFFNGQRLKYVKRILDGCDFYTDSGIKILVDKSLITIENGYLRMHDLTQDMGREIVKQEAPKESGERSRLWLCKDVLEVLTENRENSKTEGMKLDCYGEVNCCDDTLEKMMKLRVLIVHNASFSSKRIRLPNTLRLVDWKGYPSTSFPAAGFNPSKIAAFNLTCSSLVLKKPFQKFDQLTYMNFSYCQSITQFPSVSGAPNLRDLVLDGCKQLVKIHNSVGFLSKLVYLSASDCTQLRSFLPEIFLPSLEYLSFDLCKRLTHLPRLRENMDKLLKISVIHTAIRELPLSFASSLCGLEYLDMTNCKQLQCVFTGWFPKLRTLKIGGCSQLRKSLNVDTFFLLEYRLMSLHLSNASLSDDDLEKIMQMFPYLKDLIVSSNCFEKIPFKHSFFWTSLDVSYCLSLKYVLALPSSIQKVYARHCNSLRTYSSSTLWSQMRKEIKGLQIVMPKTQLPKWLDYCDSGGIPFLWARGRFPVMALVLEFGKMDYQDISLHLFIDDEHIYSQRPQRHSFALAEDHVLLCDLRLLFSDEEWKRLDVRLGHDNDWKAVQVKCEAGLNLRQWGVYVYKNETNMDDIQFPCPYYHEEEEEKSFLEAVTTSPSDEMEEETLAAVSSRKEEWSSPELSDDDSNHDNRSPGTCSLCCSALLSSFKKRLCCCKVRRARSISWWIVLWNQWRRRQRRLREEERNWEEERKMERDMRRQKESMANEAMQRDMEELLENIMVEEDQLKKERSETCESQREGRERGQIEEKEDMEEEESKRWRDRRQTIEETWIEERQQKAEKETCLSQREDIKMEEIEEVENVEEDKSKRWREGKQKMEETWIEERRQKEVVEETWMGEFDWSVMKMEVETKRRREKMREKEEEWREKQLDVTRAISSHHAPFSPNLQIVVQNLKRLITVGEDSGLDNNHDYSSEWFPDRTILRHHDGEVEG